A part of Paenarthrobacter sp. A20 genomic DNA contains:
- the aceE gene encoding pyruvate dehydrogenase (acetyl-transferring), homodimeric type, translating to MAAGEETSHILSGLTAQLPDRDPEETAEWIESLDALIAEQGTERAQYIMRSLLQRAGARSVGVPMVTTTDYVNTIPVDQEAPFPGNEEFERRYRAYMRWNAAVMVHRAQRSDIGVGGHISTYAGAATLYEVGFNHFFRGKDHPSGGDQVFFQGHASPGMYARAFMEGRLTEEDLDGFRQEKSKEGHALSSYPHPRLMPDFWEFPTVSMGIGPMNAIYQAQSNRYLQNRGIKDTSDQQVWAFLGDGEMDEPESRGLLQLAANENLDNLNFVINCNLQRLDGPVRGNGKIMQELEAFFRGAGWNVIKVVWGREWDTLLENDADGALVKIMNETPDGDYQTYKAESGGFVREHFFGKSPQTKDMVADLDDEQIWGLKRGGHDYRKVYAAYKAATEFKGKPTVILAKTVKGYGLGPHFEGRNATHQMKKLTMEDLKAFRDHLRIPISDDQLDADLYRPPYYHPGMDAPEIKYLMDRRAELGGFVPERRRKHTDVVLPDAKSYDVAKRGSGKQQAATTMAFVRLLKDLMRDKNFGARFVPVVPDESRTFGMDAFFPTAKIYNPKGQNYLSVDRDLVLAYKESPAGQLIHPGINEAGAVAAFTAAGTAYATHGEPLVPIYVFYSMFGFQRTGDSFWAAADQMTRGFIIGATAGRTTLTGEGLQHADGHSPILASTNPAVKTYDPAYGYEIGHIIRHGLEQMYGPDADAQGTRTASDKNVMYYLTVYNEPITQPAEPETLDINGLLKGIYRLAEAPTGDPNRPKANILASGVSVPWALEAARILNDDWNVAADIWSVTSWNELRRDGLAAEEHAFLNPGQPARTPFITEQLAGTTGPVIAVSDYMKAVPDQIRQFIPNDFASLGADGFGFSDTRQAARRYFKNDTHSIVAKTLQLLAARGEVEEGAPSYAIDRYKLLDVNAGTTGGAGGDA from the coding sequence GTGGCTGCAGGAGAAGAGACCTCACACATCCTCAGCGGGTTGACTGCCCAGCTGCCTGATCGTGATCCGGAAGAGACCGCGGAGTGGATTGAGTCCCTTGATGCGTTGATCGCGGAGCAGGGTACCGAGCGTGCCCAGTACATTATGCGTTCGTTGTTGCAGCGTGCTGGTGCCCGGTCGGTGGGTGTGCCGATGGTGACGACCACTGATTATGTGAACACGATCCCGGTGGACCAGGAAGCGCCGTTCCCGGGGAACGAGGAGTTCGAGCGCCGGTATCGTGCGTACATGCGGTGGAACGCTGCGGTGATGGTGCATCGTGCGCAGCGTTCCGATATTGGGGTGGGCGGGCATATTTCCACGTATGCCGGTGCCGCGACCCTGTACGAGGTGGGCTTCAACCACTTCTTCCGCGGTAAGGACCACCCCTCCGGTGGAGACCAGGTGTTCTTCCAGGGCCATGCGTCCCCGGGTATGTACGCCCGCGCGTTCATGGAAGGCCGCCTGACCGAGGAGGATTTGGACGGGTTCCGTCAGGAGAAGTCCAAAGAGGGCCACGCCCTGTCCTCGTACCCGCACCCGCGCCTGATGCCGGACTTCTGGGAATTCCCGACCGTGTCGATGGGTATCGGCCCGATGAACGCGATCTACCAGGCCCAGTCCAACCGATACCTGCAGAACCGTGGCATCAAGGACACCTCCGACCAGCAGGTCTGGGCGTTCCTGGGTGACGGGGAAATGGACGAGCCCGAGTCCCGTGGCCTGCTCCAACTCGCCGCGAACGAGAACCTGGACAACCTGAACTTCGTGATCAACTGCAACCTCCAGCGCCTGGACGGACCGGTCCGCGGCAACGGCAAGATCATGCAGGAACTCGAGGCGTTCTTCCGCGGTGCGGGCTGGAACGTGATCAAGGTCGTCTGGGGCCGGGAATGGGACACCCTCCTGGAGAACGACGCCGACGGGGCGTTGGTGAAGATCATGAACGAAACCCCCGATGGTGACTACCAGACCTACAAGGCCGAGTCCGGCGGGTTCGTCCGTGAACACTTCTTCGGTAAGTCCCCGCAGACCAAGGACATGGTCGCGGATTTGGACGACGAGCAGATCTGGGGCCTCAAACGCGGCGGGCACGACTACCGCAAGGTCTACGCCGCGTACAAGGCCGCGACCGAATTCAAGGGCAAACCCACGGTCATCCTGGCCAAAACGGTCAAGGGCTACGGCCTGGGCCCGCACTTCGAGGGCCGCAACGCGACCCACCAGATGAAGAAACTGACCATGGAAGACCTCAAAGCCTTCCGTGACCACCTGCGCATCCCCATCAGCGATGACCAACTCGACGCGGACCTCTACCGGCCCCCGTACTACCACCCCGGCATGGACGCCCCGGAAATCAAATACCTCATGGACCGCCGGGCAGAACTGGGCGGGTTCGTCCCCGAACGCCGCCGCAAACACACCGACGTGGTCCTCCCGGACGCGAAGTCCTACGACGTCGCCAAACGCGGGTCCGGGAAACAACAAGCCGCGACCACCATGGCCTTCGTCCGTTTGTTGAAGGACCTCATGCGGGACAAAAACTTCGGCGCCCGCTTCGTGCCCGTCGTCCCGGACGAATCCCGCACCTTCGGCATGGACGCGTTCTTCCCGACCGCGAAAATCTACAACCCCAAAGGCCAGAACTACCTCTCCGTGGACCGCGACCTCGTCCTGGCCTACAAAGAATCACCCGCAGGCCAACTGATCCACCCCGGCATCAACGAAGCCGGCGCCGTCGCAGCGTTCACCGCCGCCGGCACCGCCTACGCCACCCACGGCGAACCCCTGGTCCCGATCTACGTGTTCTACTCCATGTTCGGCTTCCAACGCACCGGGGACTCCTTCTGGGCCGCCGCGGACCAAATGACCCGCGGCTTCATCATCGGCGCCACCGCAGGACGGACCACCCTCACCGGCGAAGGACTCCAACACGCCGACGGACACTCCCCCATCCTGGCCTCCACCAACCCCGCCGTGAAAACCTACGACCCCGCCTACGGCTACGAAATCGGCCACATCATCCGCCACGGCCTCGAACAAATGTACGGACCCGACGCTGACGCGCAAGGAACCAGAACTGCGTCAGATAAAAACGTGATGTACTACCTCACCGTCTACAACGAACCCATCACCCAACCCGCCGAACCCGAAACCCTGGACATCAACGGACTCCTCAAAGGCATCTACCGCCTCGCCGAAGCCCCCACAGGAGACCCGAACCGCCCGAAAGCGAACATCCTCGCCTCCGGCGTGTCCGTCCCCTGGGCCCTCGAAGCCGCCCGGATCCTCAACGACGACTGGAACGTCGCCGCCGACATCTGGTCCGTGACCTCCTGGAACGAACTCCGACGCGACGGACTCGCCGCCGAAGAACACGCCTTCCTCAACCCAGGCCAACCCGCCCGCACCCCGTTCATCACCGAACAACTCGCAGGCACCACCGGACCCGTCATCGCCGTGTCCGACTACATGAAAGCCGTCCCCGACCAAATCCGCCAATTCATCCCCAACGACTTCGCCTCCCTCGGAGCAGACGGCTTCGGCTTCTCCGACACCCGCCAAGCCGCCCGCCGCTACTTCAAAAACGACACCCACTCCATCGTCGCCAAAACCCTGCAGTTGCTGGCGGCGAGGGGCGAGGTAGAGGAGGGCGCGCCGTCGTACGCCATTGACCGCTACAAGCTGCTCGACGTGAACGCCGGCACCACAGGCGGCGCAGGCGGCGACGCCTAA
- a CDS encoding DUF1508 domain-containing protein, whose amino-acid sequence MAGSFEILKAGTNSFRFRLTAEDGTVVAVSPQFPNLKAVVAGINAVRENAATGFVVDRRNLGT is encoded by the coding sequence ATGGCCGGTAGTTTCGAGATTCTCAAAGCAGGTACCAACTCATTCCGATTCCGGCTCACAGCCGAGGACGGAACGGTTGTGGCAGTGTCGCCACAGTTTCCGAATTTGAAGGCCGTTGTGGCCGGTATCAACGCAGTCCGCGAGAACGCGGCAACAGGCTTTGTCGTCGACAGGCGGAACCTGGGCACCTAG
- the nboR gene encoding nicotine blue oxidoreductase: MEPRAYREDMTDSGMAPVTGVLLAAGAGTRLGRGPKALLPFRGRTLVEVLADTLFDGGCREVVVVLGAEADHIRSVTDLGTHVVVENEKWAKGMAGSFRAGIEAAAPGNSIMVALVDQPGLTPTAVSRLLGSHRPGRVTAAAYPDESGHLKRRHPVIFDVGLREQAAEAANGDTGARAFLKAHPGLVDLVDCSDLCSGADLDTKDQLHLLDG; the protein is encoded by the coding sequence ATGGAACCCCGCGCGTATCGTGAGGATATGACTGACTCCGGCATGGCCCCTGTGACGGGCGTGCTGCTCGCTGCGGGCGCCGGCACGCGCCTGGGCCGTGGCCCCAAGGCATTGCTCCCCTTCCGTGGGCGCACGCTGGTGGAAGTGTTGGCCGACACCTTGTTCGACGGCGGCTGCCGCGAGGTTGTGGTGGTTCTCGGAGCTGAAGCCGACCACATTCGAAGCGTCACGGATCTGGGCACACATGTGGTGGTCGAAAACGAAAAGTGGGCCAAGGGCATGGCAGGATCGTTCCGTGCGGGCATCGAAGCCGCCGCCCCCGGCAACAGCATCATGGTTGCACTGGTGGACCAACCCGGTTTGACCCCGACGGCGGTGAGCAGGCTGCTGGGCAGCCACCGTCCCGGTCGGGTCACCGCAGCCGCCTACCCTGACGAGTCAGGCCACCTGAAACGCAGGCACCCGGTGATTTTCGACGTCGGGCTTCGCGAACAAGCCGCGGAAGCGGCCAATGGCGACACGGGCGCGCGGGCGTTCCTCAAGGCGCATCCGGGCCTGGTGGACCTGGTGGATTGCAGCGACCTCTGCTCGGGCGCGGACCTGGACACGAAGGATCAGCTGCATCTTCTGGACGGGTAG
- a CDS encoding GNAT family N-acetyltransferase — protein sequence MIRIALDDPARPDVHQLLSEHLADMFATSPAESVHALDHSALSHESITFWTAREDGVLLGCGALKTLSSGHAEIKSMRTTANARGRGVATLLLEHIVAEARSRSLERLSLETGTEDYFAPARRLYARHGFTECPPFADYALDPNSVFMELPVSPK from the coding sequence ATGATCCGCATCGCACTCGACGATCCCGCACGCCCCGATGTCCACCAGCTCCTCAGCGAACACTTGGCCGACATGTTCGCCACCTCGCCCGCGGAAAGCGTGCATGCCTTGGACCACTCGGCGTTGTCGCACGAGTCGATCACGTTTTGGACAGCCCGCGAGGACGGGGTTTTGTTGGGATGCGGTGCGTTGAAGACGCTCTCCAGCGGGCATGCAGAGATCAAGTCCATGCGCACCACGGCCAACGCCCGTGGACGCGGCGTGGCAACCCTGCTGCTTGAGCACATCGTGGCCGAAGCCCGGAGTCGGAGCTTGGAACGCCTCAGCCTGGAAACGGGGACCGAGGATTACTTCGCACCCGCCCGCCGACTGTATGCGCGGCACGGCTTCACCGAGTGCCCGCCGTTTGCCGACTACGCCCTGGACCCGAACAGCGTGTTCATGGAGCTCCCCGTCTCACCCAAGTAG
- a CDS encoding molybdopterin-dependent oxidoreductase: MAIEINGTASQATPRPGQCLRTFLREEGNFGVKKGCDGGDCGACTVHVDGTPVHSCIYPAVRAEGKAVTTIEGLSKDGQLHPVQEQFSEGQGFQCGFCTAGMMMTAATFDDEQRANLPRNLKGNLCRCTGYRSIADAVCGHGSDHEHDAGADVSGAQSPGAAGTPAVEATPGQLGDNVPALASNAVVTGTARYALDVPAEQLPGLLHLKLLRSPHAHARIVSIDKAPALAVPGVVAVFTHEDAPQQLFSTAQHENFTDDPDDTRVLDNVVRFIGQRVAAVVADSVGAAEAGARALAVQYELLAPVFTPQEAILPGAPAIHGEKDGEASRISRPHHNVVAEVHAELGSVADGFAAADFIHEHTYQTQRVQHVAMETHASIAWLDEDGRLIVRSSTQVPFLVKRTLSRLFNLPPETVRVVAGRVGGGFGGKQEVLTEDLVALAALKLRRPVQLEFTRTEQFTATTTRHPFTIKLKAGASRDGYLTALQLDVLTNTGAYGNHAPGVMFHGCGESLAVYKCVNKKVDAHAVYTNTVPAGAFRGYGLSQMIFAIESAIDELAVGIGMDPLEFRLKNMVRPGDHMLSTTPEPEEDVHYGSYGLDQCVALVRDALERGKERYRAAGLDDLGPEWVVGEGSALSMIDTVPPRGHFAHTRVSLEADGRFAVDVGTAEFGNGTTTVHAQLAATALATAASKVTVRQSDTDLLEHDTGAFGSAGTVVAGKATLGAALELATRIQTVASSLTGAGLADCRLVDGAVECGDRRVTLTEIVDAARLQGVRLATDGNWGGTPRSVAFNVHGFRVAVNTGTGELRILQSVQAADAGVVVNPRQCRGQIEGGIAQALGAVLYEEVKVDDAGRVTTDILRQYHIPSFADVPRSEVYFAKTNDSTGPLGAKSMSESPFNPVAPALANAIRNATGIRFGELPIARDKIYLALRDRTLIPN; the protein is encoded by the coding sequence ATGGCAATTGAGATCAACGGAACTGCCTCGCAGGCCACACCCCGCCCCGGCCAATGCCTCCGCACGTTCCTCCGCGAAGAGGGCAACTTCGGCGTCAAGAAAGGCTGCGACGGCGGCGACTGTGGAGCCTGCACCGTCCACGTTGACGGCACGCCCGTGCACAGCTGCATCTACCCGGCCGTCCGTGCCGAGGGCAAAGCCGTCACCACCATCGAAGGCCTGTCCAAGGACGGGCAACTCCACCCTGTGCAGGAACAGTTCAGCGAAGGACAGGGCTTCCAGTGCGGATTCTGCACCGCCGGAATGATGATGACGGCCGCCACGTTCGACGACGAGCAACGTGCCAACCTGCCCCGAAACCTCAAGGGCAATCTCTGCCGCTGCACGGGTTACCGCTCCATCGCGGATGCGGTTTGTGGTCATGGAAGCGATCACGAGCACGACGCCGGAGCCGATGTCTCCGGGGCTCAGTCACCTGGCGCTGCGGGAACCCCCGCCGTGGAAGCCACTCCCGGCCAGCTCGGCGACAACGTCCCCGCCCTCGCCAGCAACGCCGTGGTGACCGGAACTGCCAGGTACGCCTTGGATGTTCCAGCGGAGCAGCTCCCTGGTTTGTTGCATTTGAAGCTCCTGCGTTCGCCGCATGCGCACGCCCGGATTGTGTCCATCGACAAGGCTCCGGCACTGGCCGTGCCGGGTGTCGTCGCTGTGTTCACGCACGAGGACGCACCACAGCAGTTGTTCTCCACAGCCCAGCACGAGAACTTCACCGATGACCCCGACGACACCCGCGTGCTGGACAACGTGGTCCGTTTCATCGGGCAGCGGGTTGCGGCCGTCGTGGCCGATTCGGTGGGTGCGGCCGAGGCCGGTGCCCGTGCGCTGGCTGTTCAGTACGAACTCCTGGCGCCGGTGTTCACTCCCCAGGAAGCCATCCTTCCCGGCGCTCCCGCGATCCACGGTGAGAAGGACGGTGAAGCGTCCCGGATCTCCAGGCCGCATCACAACGTGGTGGCGGAAGTGCATGCCGAGCTGGGCAGTGTTGCAGATGGCTTCGCGGCCGCCGACTTCATCCACGAGCACACCTACCAGACTCAGCGGGTGCAGCACGTGGCCATGGAAACTCACGCGTCCATCGCTTGGTTGGATGAGGACGGCAGGCTGATTGTCCGTTCGTCCACCCAGGTTCCGTTCTTGGTGAAGCGGACGTTGAGCCGGTTGTTCAATCTGCCGCCGGAGACCGTCCGCGTCGTGGCCGGGAGGGTTGGCGGTGGTTTTGGTGGGAAGCAGGAAGTCCTCACCGAGGACCTGGTGGCCTTGGCCGCGCTGAAACTCCGCCGGCCAGTGCAGCTCGAGTTCACCCGTACCGAGCAGTTCACCGCCACAACGACCCGTCACCCGTTCACTATCAAGCTCAAGGCGGGTGCCAGCAGGGACGGCTACCTCACTGCGCTGCAGCTGGACGTCCTCACCAACACCGGCGCCTACGGAAACCATGCTCCCGGCGTCATGTTCCATGGCTGCGGCGAGTCCCTGGCTGTCTACAAATGCGTGAACAAGAAGGTGGACGCCCACGCCGTCTACACCAACACCGTTCCCGCCGGCGCCTTCCGCGGCTATGGGCTGAGCCAGATGATCTTCGCGATCGAGTCGGCCATTGATGAGCTTGCCGTTGGCATTGGCATGGATCCCTTGGAGTTCCGGCTCAAGAACATGGTCCGGCCCGGTGACCACATGCTGTCCACTACGCCGGAGCCCGAGGAAGACGTTCACTACGGAAGCTACGGACTGGACCAATGCGTGGCCTTGGTGCGCGATGCCCTGGAGCGTGGCAAGGAACGCTACCGTGCTGCCGGGCTCGATGACCTTGGCCCCGAATGGGTCGTTGGCGAAGGTTCCGCGCTCTCCATGATCGACACCGTCCCACCCCGCGGCCACTTCGCCCACACCCGGGTGAGCCTGGAAGCGGACGGAAGGTTCGCCGTCGACGTCGGTACTGCGGAATTCGGGAACGGCACCACCACTGTGCATGCGCAGTTGGCTGCCACTGCGCTGGCGACAGCAGCTTCCAAGGTGACCGTTCGCCAGTCCGATACCGACCTCTTGGAGCACGACACCGGCGCGTTCGGCTCGGCTGGAACCGTGGTGGCCGGCAAGGCGACACTCGGAGCAGCGCTGGAACTCGCCACCCGGATCCAAACCGTCGCCTCGTCGCTGACGGGAGCGGGCTTGGCGGATTGCCGTTTGGTGGACGGAGCCGTTGAGTGCGGAGACCGCAGGGTGACGCTGACCGAAATTGTCGACGCCGCCAGGCTGCAAGGCGTCCGGCTCGCCACCGATGGCAACTGGGGAGGAACGCCGCGTTCCGTGGCATTCAACGTGCATGGCTTCCGCGTTGCCGTCAATACGGGTACCGGTGAGCTGCGGATCCTGCAGAGTGTGCAGGCGGCGGACGCCGGTGTGGTGGTGAACCCGCGACAGTGCCGTGGACAGATTGAGGGTGGCATTGCGCAGGCGCTCGGGGCGGTGCTGTACGAGGAAGTGAAAGTGGACGACGCCGGACGGGTCACCACGGACATCCTGCGTCAGTACCATATTCCGTCGTTCGCGGACGTGCCCCGCAGCGAGGTGTATTTCGCCAAGACCAACGACTCCACTGGCCCACTGGGCGCCAAGTCCATGAGCGAGAGCCCCTTCAACCCCGTCGCCCCTGCGTTGGCCAACGCGATCCGCAACGCAACCGGCATCCGTTTCGGAGAGCTGCCCATCGCGCGGGACAAGATCTACCTGGCCCTCCGCGACCGCACCCTGATCCCCAACTGA
- a CDS encoding xanthine dehydrogenase family protein subunit M, giving the protein MDMNTIEAVVPTTDPALWRDGDAWLAGGTVLFSYGSTVLKRLLDLGEANWPAITVTDAGIELAATCTVAELYALPQTAEAASREWPGLALIRPCCDSFVASFKVWNMSTVGGNLCTGLPAGPMTSLCAGLDGVGTILSPDGTSRTVPVSDFVTGDMQTVLAPGELLRSIHLPAHALSARVAFRRLSLSNLGRSGVLLIGRLDPDGSLVITVTASTKRPVQLRFPAGQVPDAGTLADAVGDSIPWPLYHDDIHGLPAWRRDMTFKLAEEIRAELLGESMTVSGDFWPPHNTSPQPSTQPAPSNTQQKEAPNGN; this is encoded by the coding sequence ATGGACATGAACACCATCGAAGCCGTGGTGCCCACCACGGATCCGGCACTTTGGCGGGACGGCGATGCCTGGTTGGCGGGAGGTACCGTCCTCTTCTCCTACGGAAGCACGGTTCTCAAGCGCCTCCTGGATCTCGGAGAAGCCAACTGGCCCGCAATCACCGTGACAGACGCGGGCATCGAGCTTGCAGCTACGTGTACTGTGGCCGAGCTCTACGCCCTGCCGCAGACCGCCGAGGCAGCAAGCCGCGAATGGCCTGGCCTTGCACTGATCCGCCCTTGTTGTGACTCCTTCGTGGCATCCTTCAAGGTCTGGAACATGTCCACCGTGGGTGGCAACCTATGCACCGGCCTGCCGGCCGGGCCCATGACATCGTTGTGCGCCGGACTCGACGGAGTGGGGACCATCCTCAGCCCGGACGGCACCAGCCGCACCGTCCCAGTGAGCGACTTTGTGACGGGAGATATGCAGACCGTCCTGGCGCCGGGGGAGTTGCTGCGCAGCATCCACCTGCCGGCACACGCGCTTTCAGCCCGCGTCGCCTTCCGGCGGCTGTCGCTGAGCAACCTCGGCCGCTCCGGCGTTCTGCTGATCGGCCGGCTCGACCCCGACGGCAGCTTGGTCATCACCGTGACCGCCTCCACCAAAAGGCCAGTGCAGCTGCGGTTCCCCGCCGGGCAGGTTCCCGACGCCGGGACGTTGGCTGACGCCGTCGGCGATTCCATTCCGTGGCCTCTGTACCACGACGACATCCATGGCCTGCCGGCATGGCGCCGTGACATGACGTTCAAGCTGGCCGAGGAGATCCGGGCAGAGCTGCTGGGCGAGTCAATGACCGTGTCCGGCGATTTCTGGCCGCCACACAACACCTCGCCCCAGCCATCCACGCAGCCCGCACCATCCAACACCCAGCAGAAGGAGGCCCCGAATGGCAATTGA
- a CDS encoding XdhC family protein, whose translation MLDLMPSLGSWRPAVSGQLCAVATIVGTGGSVPRPMGTSMMVSEHGEILGSLSGGCVEGAVVEAALEAMRDGGPRLESFGYSAEDAFAVGLTCGGELEVHIQPLGAGSAELSVFTGLSSFQGRSSTAHNAEAPASMALIRRLGAGGGVVVVNDPVRFRAMESEELAKLVGDHPATLFAAAAQVEPLLQGGRAGLVRLAPPEGCIDGWVTTDRWAAESQEEDTQPEPITLFVESRLPAARMLIFGANDFGAALLPAGQLLGYNVTLCDARPAFAQQGRFAGADQVVTDWPHRYLETEAAARRIDNRTVVCVLTHDPKFDIPLLETALRFNLAYVGAMGSRRSHRQRVDALLEAGTTPEALERLHSPIGLNLGAVTPAEVAVSITAEIIAERVTAVPAGGGDKSSGFPSLKDSTGPIHPAPIHPVPQSLTQEDPWT comes from the coding sequence ATGCTGGATCTGATGCCTTCTTTGGGCAGCTGGCGGCCTGCGGTCTCTGGCCAACTGTGTGCCGTGGCCACGATCGTAGGGACTGGTGGCTCCGTGCCACGGCCCATGGGGACCTCCATGATGGTTTCCGAACACGGCGAAATCCTGGGTAGCTTGTCCGGAGGTTGCGTCGAAGGCGCCGTCGTGGAGGCGGCGCTGGAAGCAATGCGCGACGGCGGCCCGCGCCTGGAGTCGTTCGGCTACAGTGCCGAGGACGCGTTCGCCGTCGGACTCACCTGCGGGGGAGAGCTGGAAGTCCACATCCAGCCACTGGGAGCCGGCTCTGCGGAGCTTTCTGTTTTTACTGGGCTTTCATCCTTCCAAGGCCGATCCTCCACAGCACACAACGCGGAAGCCCCAGCCTCCATGGCACTTATCCGCAGGCTCGGTGCCGGTGGAGGAGTAGTTGTCGTCAACGATCCTGTGCGGTTCCGCGCCATGGAATCTGAGGAGCTGGCCAAGCTGGTGGGCGACCACCCTGCCACTCTCTTTGCAGCGGCCGCCCAAGTGGAGCCGCTGCTCCAGGGTGGACGTGCCGGGTTGGTCCGGCTCGCGCCGCCGGAGGGCTGCATCGATGGCTGGGTCACTACCGACAGGTGGGCTGCCGAGAGCCAGGAAGAAGATACCCAGCCAGAGCCCATCACCTTGTTCGTCGAAAGCCGCTTGCCTGCCGCACGGATGCTCATCTTTGGTGCCAACGACTTCGGCGCAGCGTTGCTCCCCGCCGGACAACTTCTCGGCTACAACGTCACCCTCTGCGATGCCCGGCCCGCCTTCGCGCAGCAGGGCCGCTTCGCCGGAGCCGATCAGGTGGTCACCGACTGGCCGCATCGCTACCTGGAAACCGAGGCAGCAGCACGCCGCATCGACAACCGGACAGTGGTGTGCGTCCTGACCCACGACCCCAAGTTCGACATCCCGCTGCTGGAAACGGCCTTGCGCTTCAACCTGGCGTACGTCGGTGCGATGGGATCCCGTCGCAGCCATCGTCAACGAGTTGATGCGCTGCTTGAAGCCGGGACAACTCCGGAGGCACTTGAACGCCTGCACTCACCGATCGGGTTGAACCTCGGCGCTGTGACTCCCGCGGAAGTAGCGGTCTCCATCACGGCGGAGATCATTGCGGAGCGCGTAACGGCCGTCCCAGCCGGCGGCGGCGATAAGTCCAGCGGGTTCCCCTCCCTCAAGGACAGCACGGGCCCCATTCATCCGGCGCCGATTCACCCAGTACCCCAATCCCTCACTCAGGAGGACCCATGGACATGA
- a CDS encoding NCS2 family permease — protein MADMTILDNSAEKQAALFPQGDGAEPTAAKHTATGLVDGNKKPPVSNSFLDKFFQISKRGSTLAREFRGGLVTFFTMAYIVILNPLILGGFSADNAPVDVAGGWLSAAQVGAVTGLTAGVMTIVFGLVANLPFGLAAGLGINSFLAVAVIQEVTWPEAMGLVVINGILIVLFGATGARTAIFKAVPKELKAAITVGIGLFIAFIGFVDSGFVRATTGGPPVQLGDNGSITSIPTLVFIVGLLTMGILVARKIQGGLLIGIVATTVLAAVVEAVFHIGPGSADNPGGWHLNVPILSSQLVSVPDLSLVGQFDLFGSFARIGGLAATMLVFTLVFTNFFDAMGTMTGLAKSAGVAHKDGTFPKLKSAFIVEGMGAVVGGATSGSSNTVYIDSAAGIGEGARTGLASVVTGLLFLGSMFFTPLTSVVPLEVAAAALVVVGAMMMAQIREIKFTKFSIALPAFLTIVTMPLTYSIANGIGVGFISFAVISAASGKARKVHPLMWVVTAGFIIYFARGPINALMGV, from the coding sequence GTGGCTGACATGACAATCCTGGATAATTCCGCTGAGAAGCAGGCTGCGCTCTTTCCCCAAGGAGACGGCGCAGAGCCCACAGCGGCAAAGCACACGGCAACCGGCCTGGTAGATGGCAACAAGAAGCCCCCGGTGTCGAATTCCTTCCTGGACAAGTTCTTCCAGATCTCCAAGCGTGGCTCCACGTTGGCCCGTGAATTCCGCGGCGGCCTGGTCACCTTCTTCACCATGGCGTACATCGTCATCCTGAACCCGCTCATCCTGGGTGGTTTCTCGGCGGACAACGCTCCGGTTGATGTCGCGGGCGGCTGGCTTTCCGCAGCGCAGGTGGGTGCCGTTACGGGCCTCACTGCCGGCGTCATGACCATCGTTTTCGGCCTCGTGGCCAACCTGCCTTTCGGCCTCGCTGCCGGCCTGGGCATCAACTCCTTCCTCGCCGTCGCGGTGATCCAGGAAGTCACGTGGCCAGAAGCCATGGGCCTGGTGGTCATCAACGGCATCCTGATTGTCCTCTTCGGCGCCACCGGTGCCAGAACGGCGATCTTCAAGGCAGTCCCCAAGGAACTTAAGGCTGCCATCACCGTGGGCATCGGCTTGTTCATTGCCTTCATCGGCTTCGTCGACTCAGGTTTTGTTCGCGCCACCACGGGCGGCCCGCCGGTCCAGCTCGGAGACAACGGCTCCATCACCTCCATCCCCACCCTCGTCTTTATCGTCGGACTGCTGACCATGGGCATCCTCGTGGCACGCAAGATCCAGGGCGGCCTGCTGATCGGCATCGTCGCCACCACCGTGCTCGCCGCAGTTGTCGAGGCAGTGTTCCACATCGGTCCCGGCAGCGCCGACAACCCCGGCGGCTGGCACCTCAACGTCCCCATCCTGTCGAGCCAACTCGTTTCGGTCCCGGACCTGAGCCTGGTGGGCCAGTTCGATCTCTTCGGTTCGTTCGCCCGGATCGGCGGATTGGCCGCGACGATGCTGGTCTTCACCCTGGTGTTCACCAACTTCTTCGACGCCATGGGCACCATGACGGGCCTGGCCAAGAGCGCAGGCGTGGCACACAAGGACGGCACGTTCCCCAAGCTGAAGTCGGCCTTCATCGTTGAAGGCATGGGCGCAGTGGTGGGTGGCGCAACCTCCGGTTCGTCCAACACGGTGTACATCGACTCCGCAGCCGGCATCGGTGAGGGCGCACGCACCGGCCTGGCCTCCGTGGTCACCGGCCTCCTGTTCCTGGGCTCGATGTTCTTCACCCCGCTCACCTCGGTGGTGCCGCTGGAAGTAGCTGCTGCAGCACTGGTGGTGGTGGGCGCAATGATGATGGCCCAGATCCGGGAGATCAAGTTCACCAAGTTCTCCATCGCACTCCCTGCGTTCCTGACCATCGTGACCATGCCGTTGACCTACTCCATCGCCAACGGCATCGGCGTCGGCTTCATCTCCTTCGCGGTGATCAGCGCGGCCTCGGGCAAGGCCAGGAAGGTCCACCCGCTCATGTGGGTGGTCACGGCAGGCTTCATCATCTACTTCGCCCGCGGCCCAATCAACGCCCTGATGGGTGTCTGA